A genomic stretch from Nodosilinea sp. E11 includes:
- the ltrA gene encoding group II intron reverse transcriptase/maturase: MLLDDFAAYARLHWAEIRQSLRDGRYRPAPVRRVVIPKPGGKGERLLGVPTVLDRVIQQAISQVLTPMFDPEFSEFSFGCRPQRSAHGAIKQVKDYVKQGYRGVMDLDLEKFFDTVNHDVLMARVARKVRDKTLLGLIGRYLRAGVMVEGVVQTTEWGTPQGSPLSPLLANILLDDLDQELKRRGHRFARYVDDLVILVKTPRAGQRVMASVTRYLTQVLRLKVNPQKSRVCRIERLEYLSFTFQGIRIVWSERAFQDFKHRLRGLTSRRWRVSMEYRLKRISLYLRGWMGYFGISQRYGPIPELDGWLRRRIRMCYWKQWRRPRTRIGNLLKLGTPRQHAFSTGLSRKGYWRLSRTLATQTGMTNEWLAQQGLISIRDLWMKAQGYDEKSANSSSS; this comes from the coding sequence CGCTCCGGTGCGACGGGTCGTAATCCCCAAGCCAGGGGGGAAGGGCGAGCGCTTGTTGGGCGTGCCCACAGTCCTAGACCGGGTGATCCAACAAGCCATCTCACAAGTGCTGACGCCAATGTTTGACCCGGAGTTTTCCGAGTTCAGCTTTGGTTGTCGTCCGCAGCGCAGTGCCCACGGCGCGATTAAACAGGTAAAGGACTACGTCAAGCAAGGATATCGGGGGGTGATGGATTTGGACTTGGAAAAGTTCTTCGACACCGTGAACCACGATGTTTTGATGGCGAGGGTGGCCCGCAAGGTGCGGGATAAGACCTTGCTAGGCTTGATAGGTCGATACCTGCGAGCCGGGGTGATGGTCGAGGGCGTGGTTCAGACAACGGAGTGGGGAACCCCGCAAGGGTCACCCCTATCGCCGTTGCTCGCCAACATTCTGCTGGATGACCTCGACCAGGAGTTGAAGCGCCGAGGCCACCGTTTTGCCCGCTATGTGGACGACCTGGTTATTCTGGTCAAAACACCGCGTGCGGGCCAGCGGGTGATGGCGAGCGTGACTCGCTATCTGACCCAGGTGCTAAGACTCAAGGTGAATCCGCAGAAAAGTCGGGTTTGTCGGATTGAGCGATTGGAGTACCTGAGCTTTACGTTCCAGGGAATCCGCATTGTTTGGTCTGAGCGAGCTTTCCAGGACTTCAAGCACCGCTTGCGGGGGTTGACTTCGCGGCGGTGGCGAGTGTCGATGGAATACCGGCTGAAGCGGATCAGCCTCTACCTGCGGGGTTGGATGGGCTACTTTGGGATTTCCCAGCGGTATGGGCCAATTCCCGAGTTAGATGGGTGGCTAAGGCGTCGAATTCGGATGTGTTATTGGAAACAGTGGCGCAGACCGAGGACGCGCATTGGCAACCTGCTCAAGCTGGGAACCCCGAGACAACACGCTTTTTCAACTGGCTTGAGCCGGAAGGGCTATTGGCGGTTGTCACGGACGCTGGCGACGCAGACGGGGATGACCAATGAGTGGTTAGCACAGCAGGGATTGATCTCGATTCGTGACCTCTGGATGAAAGCCCAGGGTTACGATGAGAAGTCTGCTAATTCGTCTAGCAGTTAG